A single region of the Atribacteraceae bacterium genome encodes:
- the lepA gene encoding translation elongation factor 4, with protein MMNKTPGRIRNFCIIAHIDHGKSTLADRILDLCSAIPKQKMREQVMDRMDLERERGITIKAKAIRLSYRKPGEREAMIFNLIDTPGHADFGYEVSRSLAACEGVLLVIDASQGVEAQSLAHARLALSQGLSIVPVINKIDLPSADPERVTQEIHTILGDDCPPVLQVSAKRGTGVVELMQRVAEAIPPPSGTRTKPLKALIFDSLYDPYRGVLPFVRVFDGEINCKNTIMMFSSKKTFEVSEVGIFNPDMFAVDSLGPGEVGYIAANIKNVRDSQVGDTITDAFNPASQAVPGYQKVKPMVFCCFYPVASEDYERLKEAMGKLQLNDASFQFEPDVSEALGFGFRCGFLGLLHMEIIQERIEREFGIAVLATAPHVIYNVLTRNGEMIEVKSPRDFPAPGEIEEAEEPIVEMRIVTPAEYIGGVMELCQNRRGVFQDLSYLDEKTALITHELPLSEILLDFYNRLKSLTRGYGSIDYDLKGFRVSVLSKIDILVNREKVDGLSFVSAGENSYRRARDVVSRLKEAIPRQLFAVTIQAAANGKIIAREEVSALRKDVLQKCYGGDITRKRKLLEKQKAGKRRMKEIGKIRLPQEAFFAILKTDT; from the coding sequence ATGATGAACAAAACACCAGGCCGAATACGAAATTTTTGCATCATCGCCCACATAGATCATGGAAAGTCGACGTTAGCTGACCGGATCCTGGATCTGTGTTCGGCTATTCCCAAGCAAAAGATGCGGGAGCAAGTTATGGACCGGATGGATCTGGAGCGAGAACGGGGAATTACGATCAAGGCCAAGGCGATACGATTGTCATACCGAAAACCCGGTGAACGCGAAGCAATGATCTTCAACTTGATCGATACACCTGGTCACGCCGACTTCGGTTACGAAGTTTCCCGCAGCCTGGCTGCCTGTGAAGGTGTTCTTTTAGTCATCGATGCCTCTCAGGGAGTGGAGGCGCAGTCCCTGGCCCACGCCCGACTTGCCCTAAGCCAGGGGTTATCCATTGTTCCGGTCATTAACAAGATCGATCTTCCCTCGGCGGATCCGGAACGAGTCACTCAAGAAATTCATACGATCCTGGGTGATGATTGTCCTCCCGTCCTCCAGGTAAGTGCCAAGCGGGGAACCGGAGTTGTCGAACTCATGCAGCGAGTCGCCGAGGCGATTCCTCCTCCCAGCGGAACCAGGACAAAACCACTCAAGGCTCTGATATTCGACTCTTTATACGATCCTTACCGCGGCGTACTTCCTTTTGTGCGGGTTTTCGACGGAGAAATTAACTGTAAAAACACGATCATGATGTTCTCGTCAAAAAAGACTTTCGAAGTTAGCGAAGTGGGGATATTCAATCCGGACATGTTTGCAGTGGATAGCCTGGGACCAGGGGAGGTAGGTTATATTGCGGCCAACATAAAAAACGTTCGGGACAGCCAGGTTGGTGACACGATAACCGATGCTTTTAATCCAGCGAGCCAGGCAGTGCCAGGATATCAGAAAGTCAAACCAATGGTATTCTGCTGTTTTTACCCGGTCGCTTCGGAGGACTACGAAAGACTGAAAGAAGCCATGGGTAAACTCCAGTTGAACGATGCTTCTTTTCAATTCGAGCCGGACGTCTCGGAGGCCTTGGGGTTTGGATTCCGGTGTGGGTTTTTAGGTCTTCTGCACATGGAGATCATTCAGGAACGGATTGAAAGGGAATTTGGGATTGCAGTTTTAGCTACTGCACCCCACGTGATATACAACGTCCTGACCAGAAATGGTGAAATGATCGAAGTCAAGTCACCCAGGGATTTTCCAGCACCCGGAGAAATCGAAGAAGCGGAAGAGCCCATTGTCGAGATGAGAATCGTCACTCCTGCCGAATATATCGGGGGAGTGATGGAATTGTGTCAGAACCGGCGTGGAGTGTTTCAAGACCTCAGTTATCTCGACGAAAAGACCGCCTTGATCACGCACGAACTCCCCCTGTCGGAAATCCTTCTAGATTTTTATAACCGCTTAAAATCCTTGACCCGGGGATACGGAAGCATAGATTACGACCTCAAGGGATTCCGCGTCTCGGTTCTCAGTAAAATCGATATCCTGGTGAACCGGGAAAAAGTTGACGGTCTTTCTTTTGTTTCGGCAGGGGAAAATTCCTACCGCCGGGCCCGGGATGTGGTCAGCCGGCTTAAGGAGGCCATTCCCCGTCAGTTGTTTGCCGTCACCATCCAGGCTGCGGCGAATGGTAAAATAATAGCCCGTGAAGAAGTATCCGCGCTTCGGAAAGATGTCCTTCAAAAATGCTATGGTGGGGATATTACCCGCAAGAGAAAACTGTTGGAGAAACAAAAGGCGGGAAAGAGGCGCATGAAGGAGATCGGAAAAATTCGCCTGCCCCAAGAGGCTTTTTTCGCTATTCTCAAGACTGACACATGA